From a region of the Mauremys mutica isolate MM-2020 ecotype Southern chromosome 12, ASM2049712v1, whole genome shotgun sequence genome:
- the LOC123345769 gene encoding killer cell lectin-like receptor subfamily B member 1B allele B codes for MAVEIVYADLNLAGARLSPSSKAHRNLQESPQCPRWHGVVLKVGCAAVIVLLVMVAVLSAWVFQGFSNKAVEGPASKSDSVTQRTRSGGECNASLEDLFSRLKQSLCDPAQINSTGGSGCKLCPGDWLLHGDKCYWLSKETGTWNKSHDDCSRKGSQMLVIQDREQMNDLPPVIQAENAVWIGLTFNSTQKKWTWVDGAPVHGKLVPGLRQGAKSGCGLLKKTKIDYDICSSELKWLCQKAAFPL; via the exons ATGGCTGTGGAGATAGTGTATGCTGATTTAAACCTTGCTGGGGCCAGGCTATCACCTTCATCTAAAGCTCACA GGAATCTTCAAGAATCCCCGCAGTGCCCGCGCTGGCATGGGGTCGTTCTGAAGGTCGGGTGCGCCGCGGTCATCGTCCTGCTGGTGATGGTAGCAGTGCTGAGTGCTTGGG TTTTTCAGGGCTTCTCTAATAAAGCAGTGGAAGGACCAGCCTCGAAGAGCGACAGTGTCACTCAGAGAACCAGAAGTGGAGGAGAATGCAACGCCAGCCTGGAGGACTTGTTTTCTCGTCTGAAGCAGAGTCTGTGTGATCCGGCCCAGATAAATTCAACAG gtgGCTCCGGGTGCAAACTCTGCCCCGGGGACTGGCTGCTGCACGGGGACAAGTGCTACTGGCTGTCTAAGGAGACTGGCACTTGGAACAAGAGCCACGACGACTGTTCAAGGAAGGGATCTCAAATGCTGGTGATCCAGGACCGGGAACAGATG AATGACCTGCCGCCTGTTATACAAGCTGAGAATGCTGTTTGGATTGGATTAACATTCAACTCTACACAGAAGAAGTGGACCTGGGTGGACGGTGCCCCTGTCCATGGAAAACT GGTCCCAGGATTACGTCAGGGTGCAAAGAGCGGCTGTGGACTGTTAAAAAAGACTAAGATTGATTATGACATCTGCAGCAGTGAATTAAAATGGCTCTGCCAGAAAGCAGCTTTCCCGCTATAG
- the LOC123345770 gene encoding killer cell lectin-like receptor subfamily F member 1, with the protein MEDDEGYTVLNLRPKRGNSASPSPDGRQGCCYKACQGSCPKGNPAESDGVTQRTGSGGERNASLEDLFSRLKQSLCDPAQISSAGGSGCKLCPSDWLLHRDKCYWLSKEGNTWSKSRDDCSRKGSQMLVIQDWEQLNDLQPVIPAGHAVWIGLSFNSTQRKWTWVDGAPVHEELVPESSQGAESNCGELIKTKIDYDVCDTDLKWLCQKAAFPL; encoded by the exons ATGGAGGATGACGAAGGTTACACGGTATTGAACCTCCGGCCGAAGAGGGGAAACTCAGCCAGTCCGTCTCCAGATGGACGCCAAG GATGTTGTTACAAAGCTTGTCAGGGCTCCTGTCCAAAAGGAAACCCTGCAGAAAGCGACGGTGTCACTCAGAGAACCGGAAGTGGAGGAGAACGCAACGCCAGCCTGGAGGACTTGTTTTCTCGTCTGAAGCAGAGTCTGTGCGATCCAGCCCAGATAAGCTCAGCAG gtgGCTCCGGGTGCAAACTCTGCCCCAGCGACTGGCTGCTGCACCGGGACAAGTGCTACTGGCTGTCTAAGGAGGGTAACACCTGGAGCAAGAGCCGTGACGACTGTTCAAGGAAGGGATCTCAAATGCTGGTGATCCAGGACTGGGAACAGCTG AATGACCTGCAGCCTGTCATACCAGCTGGTCATGCTGTTTGGATTGGATTATCATTTAACTCTACACAGAGGAAGTGGACCTGGGTGGACGGTGCCCCTGTCCATGAAGAACT GGTCCCAGAATCAAGTCAGGGTGCAGAGAGCAACTGTGGAGAGTTAATAAAGACTAAGATTGATTATGACGTCTGCGACACTGACTTAAAATGGCTCTGCCAGAAAGCAGCTTTCCCGCTATAG